The following coding sequences lie in one Flavobacterium sediminis genomic window:
- the rplS gene encoding 50S ribosomal protein L19: MANLVDFVQSEFVAKKDFPEFNSGDTITVYYEIKEGEKTRTQFFKGVVIQKRGAGLTETFTIRKMSGSVGVERIFPINMPALQKIEVNQRGKVRRARIFYFRELTGKKAKIKERRR; this comes from the coding sequence ATGGCTAATTTAGTTGATTTCGTACAAAGCGAATTTGTAGCAAAAAAAGATTTTCCTGAATTTAATTCGGGGGACACAATTACTGTGTATTACGAAATTAAAGAGGGTGAAAAAACAAGAACTCAGTTCTTCAAAGGAGTTGTAATCCAAAAAAGAGGTGCTGGTTTAACTGAAACTTTCACTATCCGTAAAATGTCCGGATCAGTAGGTGTTGAGCGTATCTTCCCTATCAATATGCCGGCTTTACAAAAAATCGAAGTGAATCAAAGAGGTAAAGTTCGTAGAGCTCGTATCTTCTACTTCAGAGAACTTACCGGTAAAAAAGCAAAAATTAAAGAAAGAAGAAGATAA
- a CDS encoding AraC family transcriptional regulator: MNITDKIYQNRKLETWVENKTSHTLNSAEMHIFETHQTEKNFLLKFRHPVLATMFEGKKVMHLRGMDSFDFLPGESLILPANELMTVDFPEASLDTPTKCLAMTISEEMIRKTIDDMNERRAKIDGEWEFKDYNFHFTNDMAIQQIIERLLFLFTENHRSKDIFADFMLRELVIRILQAETRSQLVNDSKSLATNNRLAFIVDYIRQNLDKNLTIKELSNKAYMSESHFYRVFKNELNLSPIDFINNERIKLATELLRDPKKQIKEIYMECGFNSPSYFNRIFKRVELISPSEYKMRFMKE, from the coding sequence ATGAACATTACAGACAAAATATATCAAAATCGAAAATTAGAAACTTGGGTTGAGAACAAAACCTCTCATACTTTAAATAGTGCCGAAATGCACATTTTTGAAACCCATCAAACGGAGAAGAATTTTTTATTAAAGTTCAGGCATCCGGTTTTAGCAACTATGTTTGAGGGTAAAAAAGTAATGCATCTCAGAGGAATGGACTCTTTTGATTTTTTGCCCGGCGAATCATTAATTTTACCTGCAAATGAACTGATGACCGTTGATTTTCCTGAAGCAAGTTTAGATACGCCTACAAAATGTTTGGCAATGACTATTTCTGAAGAAATGATTAGGAAAACCATTGACGACATGAATGAAAGAAGAGCTAAAATAGACGGTGAATGGGAATTTAAGGATTATAATTTCCATTTTACCAATGATATGGCTATTCAGCAAATTATTGAACGATTATTATTTCTTTTCACTGAAAATCACCGTTCTAAAGACATCTTCGCTGATTTTATGCTACGAGAATTAGTCATCAGAATTTTACAGGCTGAAACCAGAAGCCAGTTAGTCAACGACTCTAAATCGTTAGCTACAAATAACCGATTAGCCTTTATTGTTGATTATATCCGACAAAATTTAGACAAAAACCTTACGATCAAAGAATTGAGTAACAAAGCTTATATGAGTGAATCGCATTTTTATAGGGTTTTTAAAAACGAATTGAACCTTTCTCCTATCGATTTTATTAATAATGAACGTATAAAATTAGCCACTGAATTATTAAGAGATCCTAAAAAGCAGATCAAAGAAATTTATATGGAATGCGGATTTAACAGCCCTTCTTATTTCAATAGAATTTTTAAACGAGTAGAATTAATTTCTCCCAGTGAATATAAAATGCGTTTTATGAAAGAATAA
- a CDS encoding zinc-binding dehydrogenase — protein sequence MSALLTAQFYSPSKIIMIDLDENRLEMAKELGATHSINSGSENVEEVIKKIVEEEGVDVAIEAVGIPQTWDICQKIVKPGGHIANVGVHGKKVDFEIEKLWIKNLTITTGLVNTNTTPMLLKAAATNKLPLKKMITHHFKLDELEHAYQVFLDGAKEKAIKIIISNE from the coding sequence ATGTCAGCCTTATTGACAGCTCAGTTTTATTCGCCTTCTAAAATTATAATGATAGATTTGGATGAAAACCGTTTGGAAATGGCAAAAGAATTAGGCGCTACACATAGTATTAATTCCGGAAGTGAGAACGTAGAAGAGGTTATCAAAAAAATAGTAGAAGAAGAGGGAGTAGATGTAGCGATCGAGGCAGTAGGTATTCCGCAAACTTGGGATATTTGTCAAAAAATAGTGAAACCGGGCGGACATATTGCTAATGTAGGGGTTCATGGTAAAAAAGTAGACTTTGAAATTGAAAAGTTATGGATAAAGAACCTGACCATTACTACAGGTTTAGTAAATACGAATACAACACCAATGTTGCTTAAAGCGGCAGCGACCAATAAATTACCACTGAAAAAAATGATCACTCATCATTTTAAACTGGATGAACTTGAGCATGCTTATCAGGTTTTTCTGGATGGTGCAAAAGAAAAAGCAATTAAAATTATCATTTCAAATGAATAA
- a CDS encoding class I SAM-dependent methyltransferase, with amino-acid sequence MNYENYFEINKQTWNTKVPVHIDSDFYDMEGFLNGKNTLPDLDLKLLGDVSGKKILHLQCHFGQDSLSLARMGAQVTGIDISDKAIEEARKLNDQLGLDARFICCNVYDTPEYIKEQFDIVYTSYGVIGWLPDLNKWAEVISKCLKPGGKLVFVEFHPVVWMFDDDFTKVNYHYHNERPIIESYTGTYAQKEADIKTDYVGWNHSLAEVLTALLQNGLTLTDFQEFDYSPYNCFNKTIEFEKGKYRIQHLENKIPMLYSLIVKK; translated from the coding sequence ATGAACTACGAAAATTATTTTGAAATCAACAAACAAACCTGGAACACTAAAGTTCCGGTACACATTGATTCTGATTTCTATGATATGGAAGGTTTTTTAAACGGAAAGAATACGCTGCCTGATCTTGACCTGAAACTCTTAGGAGATGTCTCCGGTAAAAAAATCCTGCACTTACAATGCCATTTCGGTCAAGATTCTTTGTCTCTGGCACGCATGGGAGCTCAGGTTACCGGAATAGACATTTCTGATAAAGCTATAGAAGAAGCCCGAAAACTGAATGACCAATTAGGGTTAGATGCCCGGTTCATTTGTTGTAATGTGTATGACACTCCGGAATATATTAAAGAACAATTTGATATCGTTTATACCAGTTACGGTGTCATCGGCTGGTTACCAGATCTGAACAAATGGGCTGAAGTCATTTCAAAATGTTTAAAACCAGGAGGTAAACTGGTCTTTGTAGAATTTCATCCGGTAGTATGGATGTTTGATGATGATTTTACAAAAGTTAATTACCATTATCATAACGAAAGACCGATCATAGAATCGTATACCGGAACCTATGCCCAAAAAGAGGCTGACATCAAAACCGATTATGTAGGTTGGAACCATTCCTTAGCAGAAGTCCTTACTGCCTTACTCCAAAACGGTTTAACGCTAACTGATTTTCAGGAATTTGATTATTCTCCTTATAATTGTTTCAATAAGACGATCGAATTTGAAAAAGGCAAATACAGAATTCAGCATTTAGAAAATAAAATCCCGATGCTTTATTCATTAATTGTAAAAAAATAA
- a CDS encoding peptidylprolyl isomerase, with amino-acid sequence MQDGIYAKFNTPKGSILVKLTHDKTPGTVGNFVGLAEGHLENNVLPMGKPYYDGLTFHRVIPDFMIQGGCPQGTGVGGPGYQFDDEFHPDLVHDGPGVLSMANAGPGTNGSQFFITHVPTPWLDGKHTVFGHVVEGQDVVDAIAQGDRIDSVEIIRVGEEAKKWNAIEAFRTFEGSREQRIAEEKKQAEEALEKLAAGFQKTESGLRYQIIQKGNGKKPQKGSKVSVHYQGALDNGMVFDSSYKRKEPIEFTLGVGQVIEGWDEGIALLQVGDKARFVIPSYLGYGSRGAGGVIPPNATLVFDVELMDVK; translated from the coding sequence ATGCAAGACGGAATTTACGCAAAATTTAATACGCCAAAAGGTAGTATTTTGGTGAAATTAACTCACGATAAAACACCGGGTACAGTTGGTAACTTTGTCGGCTTAGCTGAAGGACATTTAGAGAACAATGTGTTACCAATGGGAAAACCTTATTACGACGGACTTACATTTCATAGAGTGATTCCTGATTTTATGATACAGGGAGGTTGCCCTCAGGGAACCGGAGTAGGCGGACCTGGATATCAGTTTGATGATGAATTTCATCCTGATTTGGTTCACGATGGTCCCGGGGTATTGTCTATGGCAAATGCAGGTCCCGGAACGAACGGTTCTCAATTTTTTATCACGCACGTTCCGACTCCTTGGTTAGACGGAAAGCATACCGTATTCGGACATGTGGTGGAAGGACAGGATGTAGTGGATGCTATTGCTCAGGGAGACAGAATTGATTCTGTAGAAATTATAAGAGTAGGTGAAGAAGCAAAGAAATGGAATGCTATTGAAGCTTTCAGAACGTTTGAAGGATCAAGAGAGCAACGTATTGCAGAAGAGAAGAAACAAGCAGAAGAAGCTCTTGAAAAATTAGCTGCCGGTTTTCAAAAAACAGAAAGTGGCTTACGCTACCAGATTATTCAAAAAGGAAACGGTAAAAAGCCGCAAAAAGGAAGTAAAGTTTCCGTACATTACCAAGGTGCTTTAGATAACGGAATGGTTTTCGATTCTTCTTATAAAAGAAAAGAACCAATTGAATTTACTTTAGGTGTAGGTCAGGTAATAGAAGGTTGGGATGAAGGAATTGCTTTGTTACAAGTAGGAGATAAAGCTCGTTTTGTGATCCCCTCTTATTTAGGTTACGGAAGCCGTGGAGCAGGAGGAGTTATTCCACCTAATGCAACATTAGTATTTGATGTAGAATTGATGGATGTGAAGTAA
- a CDS encoding DUF6515 family protein — protein MKALKKIGLTALLLAAFVGTNAQNRRSSSTANPQRTDGRTQQPRSTSVDNQPKPYNVDREQVTYKRNEPKVVVVRDDNNRDMRKIVHQNNEYYTNAGFYYKRVNHNYVRTAPPIGLHITILPVGYIIVTINSGTYFYYEGTYYISSGNEYAVVNPPIGAIVYAIPVDYEKVIVDGKTYYEYNGILYSKIYYNGERAYQVIGYVN, from the coding sequence ATGAAAGCACTAAAAAAAATAGGATTGACAGCTTTATTGTTAGCTGCATTCGTAGGAACAAATGCTCAGAACAGAAGATCGTCTTCTACAGCTAATCCTCAGAGAACTGATGGCAGGACTCAACAACCCAGATCTACTTCTGTTGACAATCAACCTAAACCTTATAATGTAGATAGAGAACAGGTAACTTATAAAAGAAATGAGCCCAAAGTAGTTGTTGTACGAGATGACAACAATCGTGATATGCGTAAGATTGTGCATCAAAATAACGAATATTACACGAATGCCGGCTTCTATTATAAAAGAGTAAACCATAACTATGTTCGTACAGCTCCGCCGATCGGATTGCACATTACCATTTTACCGGTAGGCTACATTATTGTAACGATCAACAGCGGAACGTATTTCTATTATGAAGGAACTTATTACATAAGTTCCGGAAACGAATATGCTGTTGTAAACCCTCCTATCGGAGCTATTGTGTATGCGATCCCTGTCGATTATGAAAAAGTGATTGTAGACGGTAAAACGTACTATGAATACAATGGAATTCTGTACAGTAAAATATACTATAACGGAGAACGTGCTTATCAGGTTATAGGATATGTAAATTAG
- a CDS encoding ABC1 kinase family protein: MSVLDKKQASRYKKLAMVLTQYGFEDLIAASGLFNYLPVSYLEKHQALKQNLEHSTYERIRMVLEELGPTYIKFGQIFSNREDLLPKQLLEELTKLQDKVPARDSIDIRVLLEAEFEIDPNSYFQQIEEEPLAAASIAQVYRATLTNGEKVVFKVQRPDIKEVIEADIEIMKSLAKTLESYSATLQSFQPVNMVETFEESILEELDFTRELSNLERFAQNFEDEPYLHVPRAYKELSNRRIICMEYIEGIKISNVVALDGLGVDRKELAKVGVDLYLKQVLEFGFFHADPHPGNLFFLPDREQLCFIDFGMMGRILTSERELLEDLILYFVRKDTKKIISTVERIAIKCDIADRKKVEYELNKLLGEADSMKLQDIKLEEGIGKFKEILTENKVVLPHYLYMLMRALLIIDAIGLKLDPEYSLMSNVEPYITSIISRRFSPKRIFNKLVKRFEEIYDLVDNLPSDLKEILEKTKRGELKIKHEVHGLEEMRDTIQKASNRLVLAVIIAALSIGSSILVFANMPPKIYNVPFLGFVGFIISGLLSLRLAYSIFKSGKY; the protein is encoded by the coding sequence ATGAGTGTTTTAGATAAAAAACAGGCAAGCCGATACAAAAAACTGGCAATGGTGTTAACCCAATACGGTTTTGAGGATTTGATTGCCGCTTCCGGCTTGTTCAATTACCTGCCTGTTTCTTATTTGGAGAAACATCAGGCTTTAAAGCAAAATTTAGAACATTCTACTTATGAAAGAATACGGATGGTTTTGGAAGAACTGGGACCAACGTATATTAAATTCGGTCAGATATTCAGCAATAGAGAAGATCTGCTTCCGAAACAGTTGCTGGAAGAGTTAACAAAATTACAGGATAAGGTTCCGGCTCGTGACAGTATTGATATACGGGTGTTATTGGAAGCCGAATTTGAAATTGATCCGAACAGTTATTTTCAGCAAATAGAAGAGGAACCTTTGGCAGCTGCTTCTATAGCTCAGGTTTACAGAGCAACATTAACAAATGGTGAAAAGGTCGTTTTTAAAGTTCAGCGACCGGATATCAAAGAAGTCATTGAAGCCGATATTGAGATCATGAAATCGCTGGCTAAGACTTTGGAAAGTTACAGTGCAACTTTACAGTCTTTTCAGCCGGTGAATATGGTAGAGACTTTTGAAGAAAGTATTTTAGAAGAACTTGATTTTACCCGGGAATTATCCAATTTAGAGCGTTTTGCTCAAAATTTTGAAGACGAACCTTATTTACATGTTCCAAGAGCTTACAAAGAATTGTCGAACCGACGAATAATTTGTATGGAATATATTGAAGGAATCAAGATCAGTAATGTTGTTGCTTTAGACGGATTAGGGGTTGACAGAAAGGAATTAGCGAAAGTAGGTGTTGATCTGTATTTGAAACAAGTTCTCGAATTCGGCTTTTTTCATGCCGATCCGCATCCGGGTAATTTATTTTTCTTGCCCGATAGGGAACAACTGTGTTTTATTGATTTCGGGATGATGGGGAGAATCCTTACTTCTGAACGTGAATTACTGGAAGACCTGATCCTGTATTTTGTTAGAAAAGATACCAAAAAGATCATCAGTACCGTTGAAAGGATCGCCATAAAATGTGATATCGCCGACAGAAAAAAAGTAGAATATGAACTGAATAAGCTTTTAGGTGAAGCTGATTCCATGAAACTTCAGGATATTAAACTGGAAGAAGGAATCGGGAAGTTCAAAGAGATCCTGACTGAGAACAAAGTCGTTCTGCCGCATTATTTGTATATGTTGATGAGAGCCTTGTTAATTATTGATGCTATCGGGTTAAAACTTGATCCGGAATATAGTCTGATGTCAAATGTGGAGCCGTATATCACATCGATCATCAGCAGAAGGTTCAGTCCGAAACGCATTTTCAATAAATTGGTCAAACGCTTTGAAGAGATTTATGATCTGGTTGATAATCTGCCTTCGGATCTTAAAGAGATCTTAGAAAAAACAAAACGGGGAGAATTAAAAATAAAGCATGAAGTTCACGGACTTGAAGAGATGCGTGATACTATTCAAAAAGCTAGCAACCGTTTAGTTTTGGCCGTCATTATAGCAGCCTTATCCATCGGTTCGTCCATATTGGTTTTTGCGAATATGCCACCTAAGATCTACAACGTTCCTTTTTTAGGTTTTGTCGGTTTTATAATTTCCGGTTTGTTGAGTCTGCGATTAGCATATTCTATTTTTAAAAGCGGAAAGTATTAA
- a CDS encoding DinB family protein, protein MPNKIMTQTELILLNLSEIRRRSIKLWKALPEEYYHWQPDNEAMTAIQMIRHVLEADYGWNIIINQGDMTHYTTPWENRPYRNVNEELEFAQPYREQFLDSIKKFSAEELSENQIIHPGNGEKKILGDYLLRIGYHEAVHAGNFLSYLRAMGVDRPNVWD, encoded by the coding sequence ATGCCGAATAAAATCATGACACAAACCGAACTTATACTTTTAAATCTATCAGAGATCAGGCGAAGAAGCATCAAACTTTGGAAAGCGCTACCTGAAGAATATTACCATTGGCAACCGGATAACGAGGCTATGACCGCTATTCAAATGATTCGGCATGTTCTGGAAGCTGATTATGGCTGGAATATTATTATCAATCAAGGAGATATGACGCATTATACAACACCGTGGGAAAATCGTCCGTATCGGAATGTAAATGAAGAACTTGAATTTGCTCAGCCCTATCGAGAACAATTTCTGGATAGTATCAAAAAGTTTTCTGCTGAAGAACTCTCAGAAAATCAGATCATCCATCCCGGAAACGGTGAAAAGAAAATACTCGGAGACTATTTATTGCGTATCGGTTACCACGAAGCCGTCCATGCCGGCAATTTTTTATCGTATTTAAGAGCTATGGGAGTTGACCGACCAAATGTTTGGGATTAA
- a CDS encoding thioredoxin family protein translates to MARTPSNMLPLGTKAPDFKLPATNFNDSYTYNDVKGTKGTLVMFICNHCPYVVHVIDEVVMIANDYRVQGIGVVAISSNDVVNYPQDAPDKMADFALENRIDFPYLYDETQEIAKAYDAACTPDFYLFDNRDQLVYRGQLDDSRPGNSIPVSGSDLRAAIDTILYNRKIDEDQKPSMGCNIKWK, encoded by the coding sequence ATGGCTCGAACACCTTCAAATATGCTTCCGCTTGGCACAAAAGCGCCTGATTTTAAATTACCCGCAACTAATTTCAATGATTCATATACTTATAATGACGTAAAAGGAACCAAGGGTACTTTAGTTATGTTCATTTGCAATCACTGTCCTTATGTTGTACATGTAATTGACGAAGTTGTCATGATCGCTAATGATTACCGGGTGCAGGGAATTGGTGTGGTGGCGATTTCGAGTAATGATGTAGTGAACTATCCGCAGGACGCTCCTGATAAAATGGCTGATTTTGCTTTGGAAAACAGAATTGACTTTCCCTACCTGTATGACGAAACACAAGAAATAGCTAAAGCTTATGATGCTGCTTGCACCCCTGATTTTTATTTATTTGACAATCGCGACCAACTGGTGTATAGAGGTCAACTCGATGATTCCCGCCCGGGAAATTCTATTCCCGTAAGCGGTAGTGACTTACGTGCGGCTATAGATACTATCTTATATAACCGAAAAATTGACGAAGATCAAAAACCAAGTATGGGTTGTAATATTAAGTGGAAATAA
- a CDS encoding Mpo1 family 2-hydroxy fatty acid dioxygenase, with protein MRTLQDWFGEYSQSHQNKTNKAIHYICVPAIFLSIVGLLMSIPNGILHFLPAFLANWAFVALVFVSIFYFRLSVKMGFQIVLFSLVCLLLNYYIAQYATLWKVSLLIFTVAWIGQFYGHKVEGKKPSFFKDLQFLLIGPAWVLHSIFNGR; from the coding sequence ATGAGAACATTACAGGACTGGTTCGGAGAGTATAGCCAAAGCCACCAAAACAAAACCAACAAAGCGATTCACTATATTTGTGTACCGGCTATTTTTTTATCTATTGTAGGATTGTTGATGAGTATTCCTAACGGAATATTACATTTTTTACCGGCATTTTTAGCCAATTGGGCTTTTGTAGCCTTAGTATTCGTATCAATATTTTATTTCCGATTATCCGTAAAAATGGGATTTCAGATTGTTCTGTTCTCATTGGTATGTTTGCTGTTGAATTATTATATTGCACAATATGCAACGCTATGGAAAGTTTCGTTGCTGATTTTTACAGTGGCTTGGATCGGACAATTTTATGGACATAAAGTAGAAGGTAAGAAACCTTCTTTTTTTAAAGATTTACAATTTTTATTAATCGGCCCGGCATGGGTCTTACATTCAATTTTTAATGGAAGATAA
- the miaE gene encoding tRNA-(ms[2]io[6]A)-hydroxylase encodes MFRLKLPTDPRWANIAEGNLEEILSDHAWCEQKAATNAINLIINNSEKQDLVEEMLKISIEEMEHFKMVHDIIIQRGYEFKRERKDDYVNELLKYLKKNQDGSRESGLIERLLFAAMIEARSCERFRVLSENIEDQELAQFYRELMESEAMHYTSFINFARKYSETIDVEKRWNEWLEAEAKIIQNYGTKETVHG; translated from the coding sequence ATGTTTCGTTTAAAATTACCTACTGATCCGCGTTGGGCAAACATAGCCGAAGGAAATTTAGAAGAGATCTTATCAGATCACGCCTGGTGTGAACAAAAAGCAGCGACTAATGCCATTAATTTAATCATTAATAATTCCGAAAAGCAGGATCTGGTAGAAGAAATGCTGAAAATTTCTATTGAAGAAATGGAACATTTTAAAATGGTTCACGATATCATTATTCAACGCGGCTATGAGTTTAAACGCGAACGAAAAGATGATTATGTTAACGAATTGTTGAAATATTTAAAAAAGAATCAGGACGGTTCAAGAGAATCCGGACTTATTGAGCGTTTGTTGTTTGCTGCTATGATCGAAGCACGTAGCTGCGAACGTTTCAGAGTGTTGAGCGAGAACATTGAAGATCAGGAACTGGCACAGTTTTACCGTGAATTAATGGAAAGCGAAGCGATGCATTATACTTCATTCATCAATTTTGCCCGTAAATATTCAGAAACTATTGATGTTGAAAAACGTTGGAACGAATGGTTAGAAGCTGAAGCAAAAATTATTCAAAACTACGGAACGAAAGAAACGGTTCACGGATAA
- a CDS encoding cation transporter, whose product MEKTIFEITKMDCPSEEHLIRMKLDGIPCIANLDFDIPNRKLTVFHSGQIDQIERSVSELNLGGKKISTEQVKEVRFEDNADQKKVLWTILGINFAFFIIEMISGFVSKSMGLVADSLDMLADSFVYGISLFAVGGTLIMKSRVAKLAGYFQITLAIIGFIEVLRRFLGVAKLPDFSTMIIVSIFALIANGICLYLLLKSKNKEEAHMKASMIFTSNDVIINLGVIIAAILVNGFKSNKPDLIIGTIVFVLVIQGAVRILKLGK is encoded by the coding sequence ATGGAAAAAACTATATTTGAGATAACAAAAATGGATTGTCCTTCGGAAGAGCATTTAATTCGAATGAAATTGGATGGAATTCCATGTATCGCAAATTTAGATTTTGACATACCTAACCGCAAATTAACCGTTTTTCACAGCGGTCAAATTGATCAGATCGAGAGATCAGTCTCGGAATTGAATTTAGGAGGTAAAAAGATATCGACTGAACAAGTTAAAGAAGTCCGTTTTGAAGACAATGCTGACCAGAAAAAGGTACTTTGGACAATACTCGGAATAAATTTTGCTTTTTTCATTATCGAAATGATAAGCGGATTTGTGTCAAAATCAATGGGATTGGTTGCAGATAGTTTGGATATGCTTGCCGATTCTTTTGTTTATGGGATTAGCCTTTTTGCCGTCGGAGGAACTTTAATAATGAAAAGCAGAGTTGCAAAACTTGCCGGATATTTTCAGATAACCCTTGCCATTATAGGATTCATAGAAGTATTAAGAAGGTTTTTAGGAGTTGCTAAATTACCGGATTTTTCAACAATGATTATCGTTTCAATTTTTGCACTTATTGCAAACGGAATTTGTTTGTATCTACTCCTTAAATCAAAAAATAAAGAAGAAGCTCACATGAAAGCCAGTATGATCTTTACTTCAAATGACGTGATTATCAACTTGGGCGTAATCATAGCGGCAATTTTAGTCAATGGGTTTAAGTCAAATAAACCGGATCTGATTATTGGTACAATCGTTTTTGTTTTAGTGATTCAAGGAGCAGTAAGAATATTAAAACTTGGAAAATAA
- a CDS encoding glycosyltransferase family 4 protein: protein MQKLVIIGSVWPEPESTAAGSRMLQLITLFQEMNFEISFLSAATANEFSFDVSQWNIAAYSIQLNHDSFDELITKLHPDVVIFDRFMIEEQFGWRVAENCPDALRILDTEDLHFLRKARETTFRQNRTLRFDDYLNDTFKRELASIYRCDLSLIISKFEMELLTQTFKVDPVLLEYLPFLVETHILSDKPSFSEREHFVSIGNFWHEPNWQTVLQLKKLWKSVKKQIPQAELHIYGAYATDKVYQLHNEKEGFLIKGRANSVEEVFSKARVLLTPIPYGAGLKGKLLESMLFGLPNVTTEIGAEAMKHNDLWNGCIADDESEFVEKAVELYTNKSLWNQCRQNGFVILRNEFDRELFTSRFQNRIQHLLENLEAHRRQNFLGHVLQHQSLQSTKFMSKWIELKNK, encoded by the coding sequence ATGCAAAAACTCGTTATCATAGGAAGTGTATGGCCGGAACCGGAATCGACAGCAGCCGGAAGCCGAATGTTGCAGCTCATTACTCTTTTTCAGGAAATGAATTTTGAGATTTCTTTTCTTTCGGCGGCAACAGCCAATGAATTTTCCTTTGATGTCAGCCAATGGAATATTGCAGCGTATTCCATTCAATTGAATCACGACAGTTTTGACGAACTGATTACAAAACTGCATCCTGATGTGGTAATTTTCGACCGCTTTATGATCGAAGAACAATTCGGTTGGCGCGTAGCCGAAAATTGTCCGGATGCCTTACGGATTCTGGATACCGAAGATTTGCATTTTTTGCGAAAAGCTCGGGAAACCACTTTCAGGCAGAACCGAACGCTACGTTTTGACGATTACCTCAACGATACGTTTAAACGCGAACTGGCTTCGATCTACCGTTGTGACCTCAGCCTGATCATTTCTAAATTTGAAATGGAATTGTTAACGCAGACTTTTAAAGTTGATCCGGTTCTTTTAGAATATCTTCCGTTTTTAGTCGAAACTCATATACTTTCAGACAAGCCAAGTTTTTCGGAACGAGAACATTTTGTAAGTATCGGTAACTTTTGGCACGAGCCCAATTGGCAAACGGTGCTACAATTGAAAAAACTGTGGAAATCCGTCAAAAAACAAATTCCGCAAGCCGAATTGCATATTTATGGCGCTTATGCTACCGATAAAGTTTACCAACTGCACAATGAAAAAGAAGGCTTTTTAATTAAAGGCAGAGCCAACAGTGTTGAAGAAGTCTTCTCAAAAGCCAGAGTTCTACTGACTCCTATTCCGTATGGTGCGGGATTAAAAGGAAAATTGCTGGAAAGTATGCTTTTCGGCTTGCCGAATGTCACTACCGAAATAGGCGCTGAAGCTATGAAACACAACGATCTCTGGAATGGTTGTATTGCTGATGACGAATCGGAATTTGTAGAAAAAGCAGTCGAATTGTATACTAACAAAAGTCTTTGGAACCAATGCCGGCAAAACGGTTTTGTAATTCTCCGAAACGAATTTGACAGAGAACTATTTACATCTCGTTTTCAAAACAGAATACAGCATTTACTGGAAAACTTGGAAGCACATCGCCGACAAAACTTTTTAGGACACGTTTTGCAACATCAATCTCTTCAAAGTACTAAGTTTATGAGTAAATGGATTGAATTAAAGAATAAATAA